The DNA region CAAGTGCTGCTGAAATTTGGGCAAACAAACGGTGGCGTTCATTACCATCAAAGCTTTCACGTAAAATCGTTTGGGTTGTTATTGACCCTGTACTAGCACCAAAAGCTTGAATAAAACGAGCCACTAATAATGCCGTCATTGAACCTGATAAATAACACATCAAGCTGCCAATTCCATATAAGACAATCCCTAAGTTCATAGCATGACGACGACCGATACGATCTGAAAGCCAGCCCCAAGTAAAGACACCAAAGGCAAAGGCTAAGAAATAGATACTTAATGTTAATTGTGCCGTGCTCATTGATGTACCATAAGCTGTGGCAATTTGTGGTAAAGATGGTGTAAAAATTGTTTCACTGATTTGAGGAAATCCTACTAATAAGATTAGTAATAGCACTCCTGGTTTTTTTTCGATGTTTTTTCTCATTTTTAAAACTCCTTATTTATTATAATGCGAAGAAAAAACATCCTTTACAGGGAAACGGTGGAATCATGACCTTAATCCAATCATAAGTAGTCATAAACTCACCCCTTTCGAATTGATTGCCTTAATTATAAAAGATATGCTCTCGCTATTGCAAGAAAATAATACATTTTGTTTGGCCTATCTCATCTATCCATAAGAAAAACCACACGAAGTATTATTTGTGAATAATAACACCTGGTATACAAAATAAATAGAACACTTATCTTTCCCACGCTACAAACAAGTGCTATCATATTGTTTCACGAAAATAACAAGAAAAATAACATAGGGTATTTACATCACAAACAATTAGTTGTAAGATGAGAATGTGAAAGACATCACAACAAGTTTGTTAGGAGGAGATTTTTTTGGATATTATTATTTTATTTTTAATGACTGCACTATTTTATATGTTGATTGTTAAGAAAGACACTTCATGGAAAATGATTGGCCTTTGGTTCATCATCTTCATTTTAAGTTTCATCTTATTCAAATTACACGCAACAAGCGAATTACCATTTAACTTTTAGGAGGAGTACTCATGTCAAAATTTATTAAAGAAAATATTAAATTCTTAGGGTTCTGGATGGCCGTGGCAATGGTTGCTGCTTACATTTTAGTTCTTGGTGGAAGTATGGGAGCACAATATATCATCGGCGAAATGCCTTGTCCCCTATGTGTGTTACAACGTTACAGCATGATGTTAGCGGTCATTGGACCCATCATGATTATCATTTCATCTTTAAACGGAACAATTACAACAACTAAGTTTGCAGCTGGTTACGGTTTATCAATCATCGCTTCATTAGGTGGTATGTTATATGCTGGACGTCAAGTTGCTTTACACTTACATGATGACGGTTTTGGTGGAGCTTTCTTAGGCTTACACTTCTACACTTGGTCATTCATTACTTTCGTTATTGTTATCTTATTTGCTGGTATTAACTTAGTCTTCGCAGATAAATTAACACCGCCAAATGATTCAGTAACACCTTTCGTCTGGATTGCTAAAGCTGTTATCTACGTATTCTTTGCAATGGTAGTTATCAACTTTATCTCAATGATCTTCCAACAAGGATTCAACTTCTTGTTACCAGATGATCCAACTCACTACCAATTATTCGATTTATTTAAATAATTAAAAAGAAAAAGCCCCGCTTATGCGGAGGCTTTTTTTATTTATCAAATAGTTTATAGCCTTTGGGGGCTTTTGTTTCAATAATTTCGTACTTGCCATAAGCTAACTCATCCGACCAGTATTCACCATTTTCATCTGTCTTAAACTTAGACAAGACATCCCCATTCATATTTTTCAGAATGAATTCGGCCCCTTCAAGTCGCTTACCTGTTTCGTTATCAAATTTCACAACATGAACAATCCCCTTGTTTTTTTTCGCTTTATTCTTAATAATAAGGTTAACATTATTATTATTTTGAGACAGCGTGAATGAATAGGGATTTTTTGAAATCTCATAACCATTTTTGGTATTTTTTTGAATCAATTGATAATCTGAATATTCTAAATCTTTACAAACTAATTTTCCATCTTGATTAGTTTTAAGCAGTTCTCTCTCACCAGTCGACATATTCACCAATTCAAATTCAGAAACTCCCAACCTCTTATTTGGTTTGGCTGCATCTACAACTTCAACTGTTAATTTTGTCTGATTTAATGGATTATAAATTTGACTTTGGATGAACTTCTTCTGATTATGTCCCCATCCCAATAACACATCATTATGATAAGTTGGGACTTTTCCCATACCTGATAAATTTGTTTCATAGGTTAGTAATAAATCTGCTTCGATTCTACCAATCCAGAAAAAAAAGACTTTGTGATGTTTATTTAAAATACCCGTAGTATCTAAATCTTCAATCACATCATATGAACCATCATCATGATATTTTACAAATTTGGCAACTAATGACCCTTCTACAAATTGTTGGTATCTACCTAAGAAATCTTTTATAAAACTTGCCTCTGAACAACCATCCTGTGGTGATACCTTAATAGTCCAGAATGCTTTTGAACCTTTAATTTCACCTGTCTTACTAATTGCTAATCCTTCATCCGAGGACTCTTTATCATCTTCAGTATCATGATCTGTCGTTTTCAAACTTTCAACAATAAATACTACTAATGAACTTTTTCCAAATAAGGATATGTCCAGTTTCGTTTTCATTTGATTTATATTACTAGGCTTTGTTATTTCAATTGGCAATACTATTTCACCATGATACGATTCACTAAGATCGCGTTTGTTGTCATCTAGAGTAAGTTCCAATCGACCAAACTCCTCATTTAACTCCAAACTAGCAATTTTATCCCCATTTTCATCAAGCAACTCACTAGGAGCCGAATTGACTTTTAAATTGTCTGGTATGTCCCAAAAGAAATGTCTCAGATTCTCCTTTGAGTTATCTGATGAGATTTCCCACTTTAGCAAAAGTTCTAGAGGCGTATCTTTCTCAATACTATCCCCATCCTTTAAAAATTCACCACTATCAATCACTCTCAACTTTGCGTCTCTTATAAATTCAATGCCATTCACTTGATCATCATTAGCAAACACAGTTGTGTAGGCTAATGTTATGGTCATAGATAATAGCATTGTCCCTGTCAATATTTTCAAAAATTTTGAATTCTTCATAGTTGAAATCACCTTTCTAACTTATTAACTTAATTTTTCTTAGAACTATTGAAATCACTAACGAACCAATATAGACAAGAATGATTGGAATAAACATTAGCATTAATTGATTACTATATTTTGGAATAAGCTCTTGAAACTCAGTATAAACAACGCTATCAAAGACATATGATAACATATAAATTGCAAAACTGTACTTAGCTAAATAAGCACATACATTTGACAACTTGTTTGGAACATTTATTTTAAGCAACATTAAAAAGAACGCTACACTTACAATATACACTTGATAGCCAAAATAATCATTATACGAATCCCAATGGAATACACTTCCGTAACTGACAACGATATTATGAACGCTTGAAATTATCATCCCTACAATAAAAAGGGGAAATACTTTTATTGAGCGCAATTCTTTATAATAAGACTTTATGTAAACCCCTGTAAAATAAAAAGTTATTGGATATAAGCTAGTCCAAAAACTCGGAAAAACTGGTAGAACTGGATTTAAACTAGGTAAAATCGTTAAAAAGATTAAAGTTGCTAGTAAAGCATTGTGCTGCGCTCTATTTTTAAGGTTTTTCCAAATTAAATTTAAAAATGGAATTAGTAAGAATAAACAAATATACATTTCAACATACCATGAGTATGGACCAGTTGAGAAATCAAAGATACCAAAAATACCACTGACAATTGTTTGACTCTCTCCTAACAAATATACTCTAAAAAGATAGATGACTATTGATATCACAAGATAATCTCTCAAGAATACGCCTAATCGCCGATAAAAACTAAGTGTCAACACTTTTTCACTCATTAAATAGCCAGTTATTAAAATAAATAATGGAACACAAATTATCGCAAACGTTCGAATAACTGTTGAAACAATTGTTGAGGGTGATTGAATGGTTAAATCGTAAAATTCAGTATTTAAAAAGAAATGAACAGTTATTACTAAAATATTTGCTACTACTCTGATCAAGTCAATATTACTATTCCTTTTCATCTTCATCTAATACATCTCCTGATTCCCAATATTTTTCTAAATTTTTCCAGCTTTTTTCTGTCACAACAACGCGCGGAACTTTATCTTTAGAGGACTTATTCGTAACCAGTCCATTTTCTAAGGTATAGATTCCCTTAACACCCTGATCTATTAAATAAGCAGCCTTATCCTTTGGAATTGCGCCATACGGTGGTGCGTAATAGACTGCATTTGCTTCTAGTTTGTCTTTTAATTTTAGTTTATTTCTTTTGTAATCTTTTTTAAAATCAGACATATTATTTTTTTGCATTAACATTGGGATGTTATTTTCCTGATAATGCATATCATCTGTATGCATACCAATAGTTAATAAATCTTTATTTTTTATATTTTTTATTTCTTCCCATGTTGCCATTTGAGAACCCGAGTTATAATCCCCTGTTGTATTAGAAATAATAAAACTTGTATATGGTAATTTAAATTTTTCTAGAATTGGAACAGCGTTATTCAGCATAGAAACATCTATATCGTCAAAAGTGATGACCACATACTTCTCATCTATCTGTTTCTTTTTTAATCGGGAAGCCAGTTCATCCATAGTAATAACTTTTATTTTATTTTTCACGAGGTATTCCATCTGTTTTTCAAACTCCGTGCTAGAAACATTGAAACTATGCAATTGAGAATTCTCCGATAGTTCTTGTCCAATTGAAAGTACCTTACTTGGTTCTAATATTCGATG from Vagococcus coleopterorum includes:
- a CDS encoding DUF5993 family protein, producing the protein MDIIILFLMTALFYMLIVKKDTSWKMIGLWFIIFILSFILFKLHATSELPFNF
- a CDS encoding disulfide bond formation protein B, producing the protein MSKFIKENIKFLGFWMAVAMVAAYILVLGGSMGAQYIIGEMPCPLCVLQRYSMMLAVIGPIMIIISSLNGTITTTKFAAGYGLSIIASLGGMLYAGRQVALHLHDDGFGGAFLGLHFYTWSFITFVIVILFAGINLVFADKLTPPNDSVTPFVWIAKAVIYVFFAMVVINFISMIFQQGFNFLLPDDPTHYQLFDLFK
- a CDS encoding MSCRAMM family protein codes for the protein MKNSKFLKILTGTMLLSMTITLAYTTVFANDDQVNGIEFIRDAKLRVIDSGEFLKDGDSIEKDTPLELLLKWEISSDNSKENLRHFFWDIPDNLKVNSAPSELLDENGDKIASLELNEEFGRLELTLDDNKRDLSESYHGEIVLPIEITKPSNINQMKTKLDISLFGKSSLVVFIVESLKTTDHDTEDDKESSDEGLAISKTGEIKGSKAFWTIKVSPQDGCSEASFIKDFLGRYQQFVEGSLVAKFVKYHDDGSYDVIEDLDTTGILNKHHKVFFFWIGRIEADLLLTYETNLSGMGKVPTYHNDVLLGWGHNQKKFIQSQIYNPLNQTKLTVEVVDAAKPNKRLGVSEFELVNMSTGERELLKTNQDGKLVCKDLEYSDYQLIQKNTKNGYEISKNPYSFTLSQNNNNVNLIIKNKAKKNKGIVHVVKFDNETGKRLEGAEFILKNMNGDVLSKFKTDENGEYWSDELAYGKYEIIETKAPKGYKLFDK
- a CDS encoding acyltransferase; translation: MKMKRNSNIDLIRVVANILVITVHFFLNTEFYDLTIQSPSTIVSTVIRTFAIICVPLFILITGYLMSEKVLTLSFYRRLGVFLRDYLVISIVIYLFRVYLLGESQTIVSGIFGIFDFSTGPYSWYVEMYICLFLLIPFLNLIWKNLKNRAQHNALLATLIFLTILPSLNPVLPVFPSFWTSLYPITFYFTGVYIKSYYKELRSIKVFPLFIVGMIISSVHNIVVSYGSVFHWDSYNDYFGYQVYIVSVAFFLMLLKINVPNKLSNVCAYLAKYSFAIYMLSYVFDSVVYTEFQELIPKYSNQLMLMFIPIILVYIGSLVISIVLRKIKLIS
- a CDS encoding polysaccharide deacetylase family protein — protein: MLNRILKYKKINYLLIVLILVFGVAGLFFKQDKQQRQLNNNVSNKVYDSYGDFEGDGVGAVVLCYHRILEPSKVLSIGQELSENSQLHSFNVSSTEFEKQMEYLVKNKIKVITMDELASRLKKKQIDEKYVVITFDDIDVSMLNNAVPILEKFKLPYTSFIISNTTGDYNSGSQMATWEEIKNIKNKDLLTIGMHTDDMHYQENNIPMLMQKNNMSDFKKDYKRNKLKLKDKLEANAVYYAPPYGAIPKDKAAYLIDQGVKGIYTLENGLVTNKSSKDKVPRVVVTEKSWKNLEKYWESGDVLDEDEKE